The proteins below are encoded in one region of Castor canadensis chromosome 6, mCasCan1.hap1v2, whole genome shotgun sequence:
- the LOC109685703 gene encoding general transcription factor IIH subunit 2 isoform X4 — protein MDDEPERTKRWEGGYERTWEILKEDETGSLKATIEDILFKAKRKRVFEHHGQVRLGMMRHLYVVVDGSRTMEDQDLKPNRLTCTLKIGIIVTKSKRAEKLTELSGNPRKHITSLKKAVDLTCHGEPSLYNSLSMAMQTLKHMPGHTSREVLIIFSSLTTCDPSNIYDLIKTLKAAKIRVSVIGLSAEVRVCTILARETGGTYHVILDESHYKELLTHHVSPPPASSSSECSLIRMGFPQHTIASLSDQDAKPSFSMAHLDNSTEPGLTLGGYFCPQCRAKYCELPVECKICGLTLVSAPHLARSYHHLFPLDPFQEIPLEEYKGERSCYGCQGELKDQHVYVCAACQNVFCVDCDVFVHDSLHCCPGCIHKIPTPSGI, from the exons ATGGATGATGAACCTGAAAGAACAAAGCGGTGGGAAGGAGGCTATGAGAGAACATG GGAAATTCTTAAAGAAGATGAAACTGGCTCACTTAAAGCTACAATAGAAGATATCCTCTTcaaggcaaagagaaaaag AGTATTTGAGCACCATGGACAAGTTCGACTTGGAATG atGCGCCACCTTTATGTGGTAGTAGATGGATCAAGAACAATGGAAGACCAAGATTTAAAGCCTAATAGACTGACGTGTACTTTAAAG attggaATAATTGTGACTAAGAGTAAAAGAGCTGAAAAACTGACTGAACTCTCAG gaaaccCAAGGAAACACATAACATCTTTGAAGAAAGCTGTAGATCTGACCTGCCATGGGGAACCATCTCTTTATAATTCCTTAAGCATGGCTATGCAGACTCTGAA ACACATGCCTGGACATACAAGTAGAGAAGTCTTAATCATCTTCAGCAGCCTTACAACTTGTGATCCATCCAATATTTATGATCTAATTAAG ACCCTAAAAGCAGCTAAAATTAGAGTGTCTGTTATTGGATTGTCTGCAGAGGTTCGAGTTTGCACTATACTTGCTCGTGAAACTGGAG GCACATACCATGTTATTTTGGATGAAAGCCATTACAAAGAATTGCTAACACATCATGTTAGTCCTCCTCCTGCCAGCTCAAGCTCTGAATGCTCACTTATTCGGATGG GATTTCCTCAGCACACCATTGCTTCTTTGTCTGATCAAGATGCAAAACCTTCTTTCAGCATGGC GCATTTGGATAACAGTACTGAGCCAGGGCTTACGTTAGGAGGCTACTTCTGCCCACAGTGTCGGGCAAAGTACTGTGAGCTTCCTGTTGAATGTAAAATATGTG GTCTTACTTTGGTGTCTGCTCCCCATTTGGCACGGTCTTACCATCATCTATTTCCTTTGGATCCGTTTCAAGAAATTCCCCTAGAAGAATATAAAGGAGAAAG ATCTTGTTATGGATGTCAGGGGGAATTGAAAGACCAACAT GTCTATGTTTGTGCTGCGTGCCAGAATGTTTTTTGTGTGGACTGTGATGTTTTTGTTCACGACTCTCTCCACTGTTGTCCTGGCTGTATTCATAAGATTCCAACTCCTTCAGGTATTTGA
- the LOC109685703 gene encoding general transcription factor IIH subunit 2 isoform X1: protein MDDEPERTKRWEGGYERTWEILKEDETGSLKATIEDILFKAKRKRVFEHHGQVRLGMMRHLYVVVDGSRTMEDQDLKPNRLTCTLKLLEYFVEEYFDQNPISQIGIIVTKSKRAEKLTELSGNPRKHITSLKKAVDLTCHGEPSLYNSLSMAMQTLKHMPGHTSREVLIIFSSLTTCDPSNIYDLIKTLKAAKIRVSVIGLSAEVRVCTILARETGGTYHVILDESHYKELLTHHVSPPPASSSSECSLIRMGFPQHTIASLSDQDAKPSFSMAHLDNSTEPGLTLGGYFCPQCRAKYCELPVECKICGLTLVSAPHLARSYHHLFPLDPFQEIPLEEYKGERSCYGCQGELKDQHVYVCAACQNVFCVDCDVFVHDSLHCCPGCIHKIPTPSGSMQIYHYWQDAFPGMPC from the exons ATGGATGATGAACCTGAAAGAACAAAGCGGTGGGAAGGAGGCTATGAGAGAACATG GGAAATTCTTAAAGAAGATGAAACTGGCTCACTTAAAGCTACAATAGAAGATATCCTCTTcaaggcaaagagaaaaag AGTATTTGAGCACCATGGACAAGTTCGACTTGGAATG atGCGCCACCTTTATGTGGTAGTAGATGGATCAAGAACAATGGAAGACCAAGATTTAAAGCCTAATAGACTGACGTGTACTTTAAAG tTGTTGGAATACTTCGTAGAAGAATATTTTGATCAAAATCCTATCAGTCAG attggaATAATTGTGACTAAGAGTAAAAGAGCTGAAAAACTGACTGAACTCTCAG gaaaccCAAGGAAACACATAACATCTTTGAAGAAAGCTGTAGATCTGACCTGCCATGGGGAACCATCTCTTTATAATTCCTTAAGCATGGCTATGCAGACTCTGAA ACACATGCCTGGACATACAAGTAGAGAAGTCTTAATCATCTTCAGCAGCCTTACAACTTGTGATCCATCCAATATTTATGATCTAATTAAG ACCCTAAAAGCAGCTAAAATTAGAGTGTCTGTTATTGGATTGTCTGCAGAGGTTCGAGTTTGCACTATACTTGCTCGTGAAACTGGAG GCACATACCATGTTATTTTGGATGAAAGCCATTACAAAGAATTGCTAACACATCATGTTAGTCCTCCTCCTGCCAGCTCAAGCTCTGAATGCTCACTTATTCGGATGG GATTTCCTCAGCACACCATTGCTTCTTTGTCTGATCAAGATGCAAAACCTTCTTTCAGCATGGC GCATTTGGATAACAGTACTGAGCCAGGGCTTACGTTAGGAGGCTACTTCTGCCCACAGTGTCGGGCAAAGTACTGTGAGCTTCCTGTTGAATGTAAAATATGTG GTCTTACTTTGGTGTCTGCTCCCCATTTGGCACGGTCTTACCATCATCTATTTCCTTTGGATCCGTTTCAAGAAATTCCCCTAGAAGAATATAAAGGAGAAAG ATCTTGTTATGGATGTCAGGGGGAATTGAAAGACCAACAT GTCTATGTTTGTGCTGCGTGCCAGAATGTTTTTTGTGTGGACTGTGATGTTTTTGTTCACGACTCTCTCCACTGTTGTCCTGGCTGTATTCATAAGATTCCAACTCCTTCAG
- the LOC109685703 gene encoding general transcription factor IIH subunit 2 isoform X3, with product MDDEPERTKRWEGGYERTWEILKEDETGSLKATIEDILFKAKRKRVFEHHGQVRLGMMRHLYVVVDGSRTMEDQDLKPNRLTCTLKIGIIVTKSKRAEKLTELSGNPRKHITSLKKAVDLTCHGEPSLYNSLSMAMQTLKHMPGHTSREVLIIFSSLTTCDPSNIYDLIKTLKAAKIRVSVIGLSAEVRVCTILARETGGTYHVILDESHYKELLTHHVSPPPASSSSECSLIRMGFPQHTIASLSDQDAKPSFSMAHLDNSTEPGLTLGGYFCPQCRAKYCELPVECKICGLTLVSAPHLARSYHHLFPLDPFQEIPLEEYKGERSCYGCQGELKDQHVYVCAACQNVFCVDCDVFVHDSLHCCPGCIHKIPTPSGSMQIYHYWQDAFPGMPC from the exons ATGGATGATGAACCTGAAAGAACAAAGCGGTGGGAAGGAGGCTATGAGAGAACATG GGAAATTCTTAAAGAAGATGAAACTGGCTCACTTAAAGCTACAATAGAAGATATCCTCTTcaaggcaaagagaaaaag AGTATTTGAGCACCATGGACAAGTTCGACTTGGAATG atGCGCCACCTTTATGTGGTAGTAGATGGATCAAGAACAATGGAAGACCAAGATTTAAAGCCTAATAGACTGACGTGTACTTTAAAG attggaATAATTGTGACTAAGAGTAAAAGAGCTGAAAAACTGACTGAACTCTCAG gaaaccCAAGGAAACACATAACATCTTTGAAGAAAGCTGTAGATCTGACCTGCCATGGGGAACCATCTCTTTATAATTCCTTAAGCATGGCTATGCAGACTCTGAA ACACATGCCTGGACATACAAGTAGAGAAGTCTTAATCATCTTCAGCAGCCTTACAACTTGTGATCCATCCAATATTTATGATCTAATTAAG ACCCTAAAAGCAGCTAAAATTAGAGTGTCTGTTATTGGATTGTCTGCAGAGGTTCGAGTTTGCACTATACTTGCTCGTGAAACTGGAG GCACATACCATGTTATTTTGGATGAAAGCCATTACAAAGAATTGCTAACACATCATGTTAGTCCTCCTCCTGCCAGCTCAAGCTCTGAATGCTCACTTATTCGGATGG GATTTCCTCAGCACACCATTGCTTCTTTGTCTGATCAAGATGCAAAACCTTCTTTCAGCATGGC GCATTTGGATAACAGTACTGAGCCAGGGCTTACGTTAGGAGGCTACTTCTGCCCACAGTGTCGGGCAAAGTACTGTGAGCTTCCTGTTGAATGTAAAATATGTG GTCTTACTTTGGTGTCTGCTCCCCATTTGGCACGGTCTTACCATCATCTATTTCCTTTGGATCCGTTTCAAGAAATTCCCCTAGAAGAATATAAAGGAGAAAG ATCTTGTTATGGATGTCAGGGGGAATTGAAAGACCAACAT GTCTATGTTTGTGCTGCGTGCCAGAATGTTTTTTGTGTGGACTGTGATGTTTTTGTTCACGACTCTCTCCACTGTTGTCCTGGCTGTATTCATAAGATTCCAACTCCTTCAG
- the LOC109685703 gene encoding general transcription factor IIH subunit 2 isoform X2, with protein sequence MDDEPERTKRWEGGYERTWEILKEDETGSLKATIEDILFKAKRKRVFEHHGQVRLGMMRHLYVVVDGSRTMEDQDLKPNRLTCTLKLLEYFVEEYFDQNPISQIGIIVTKSKRAEKLTELSGNPRKHITSLKKAVDLTCHGEPSLYNSLSMAMQTLKHMPGHTSREVLIIFSSLTTCDPSNIYDLIKTLKAAKIRVSVIGLSAEVRVCTILARETGGTYHVILDESHYKELLTHHVSPPPASSSSECSLIRMGFPQHTIASLSDQDAKPSFSMAHLDNSTEPGLTLGGYFCPQCRAKYCELPVECKICGLTLVSAPHLARSYHHLFPLDPFQEIPLEEYKGERSCYGCQGELKDQHVYVCAACQNVFCVDCDVFVHDSLHCCPGCIHKIPTPSDHQRNFGENV encoded by the exons ATGGATGATGAACCTGAAAGAACAAAGCGGTGGGAAGGAGGCTATGAGAGAACATG GGAAATTCTTAAAGAAGATGAAACTGGCTCACTTAAAGCTACAATAGAAGATATCCTCTTcaaggcaaagagaaaaag AGTATTTGAGCACCATGGACAAGTTCGACTTGGAATG atGCGCCACCTTTATGTGGTAGTAGATGGATCAAGAACAATGGAAGACCAAGATTTAAAGCCTAATAGACTGACGTGTACTTTAAAG tTGTTGGAATACTTCGTAGAAGAATATTTTGATCAAAATCCTATCAGTCAG attggaATAATTGTGACTAAGAGTAAAAGAGCTGAAAAACTGACTGAACTCTCAG gaaaccCAAGGAAACACATAACATCTTTGAAGAAAGCTGTAGATCTGACCTGCCATGGGGAACCATCTCTTTATAATTCCTTAAGCATGGCTATGCAGACTCTGAA ACACATGCCTGGACATACAAGTAGAGAAGTCTTAATCATCTTCAGCAGCCTTACAACTTGTGATCCATCCAATATTTATGATCTAATTAAG ACCCTAAAAGCAGCTAAAATTAGAGTGTCTGTTATTGGATTGTCTGCAGAGGTTCGAGTTTGCACTATACTTGCTCGTGAAACTGGAG GCACATACCATGTTATTTTGGATGAAAGCCATTACAAAGAATTGCTAACACATCATGTTAGTCCTCCTCCTGCCAGCTCAAGCTCTGAATGCTCACTTATTCGGATGG GATTTCCTCAGCACACCATTGCTTCTTTGTCTGATCAAGATGCAAAACCTTCTTTCAGCATGGC GCATTTGGATAACAGTACTGAGCCAGGGCTTACGTTAGGAGGCTACTTCTGCCCACAGTGTCGGGCAAAGTACTGTGAGCTTCCTGTTGAATGTAAAATATGTG GTCTTACTTTGGTGTCTGCTCCCCATTTGGCACGGTCTTACCATCATCTATTTCCTTTGGATCCGTTTCAAGAAATTCCCCTAGAAGAATATAAAGGAGAAAG ATCTTGTTATGGATGTCAGGGGGAATTGAAAGACCAACAT GTCTATGTTTGTGCTGCGTGCCAGAATGTTTTTTGTGTGGACTGTGATGTTTTTGTTCACGACTCTCTCCACTGTTGTCCTGGCTGTATTCATAAGATTCCAACTCCTTCAG